A single window of Acinetobacter wuhouensis DNA harbors:
- the omp33-36 gene encoding porin Omp33-36: MKKLGLATALLLAMTGAQAYQFEVQGQSEYIDTTVNDKDFTGGVQGTYYLKNVDSSKGPLAEAAFLNQASNVSLAYNFSQLDAGVDVHNFGAKAEAYVPTPYVPAYASVSYSHTILDGKVGNSDDKGDRYSLEVGALPTQNFLVAVGYTSVADQTALDAFNVMGNGAAKAVAEAATIGEDQDAITARAKYVGGIDGTNMSLAFESGIVYGDATAYQLKTDLYLNPQLSVGASYAESSFDATPDSAWGANVNYFITPAIAVGASYVNANSKAANDTQTVGVNAKFRF, translated from the coding sequence ATGAAAAAACTCGGTTTAGCCACTGCTTTATTATTAGCCATGACCGGCGCTCAAGCATACCAATTCGAAGTACAAGGTCAATCAGAGTATATCGATACAACTGTAAATGACAAAGACTTCACTGGTGGCGTACAAGGTACTTACTACCTTAAAAATGTTGACTCTTCTAAAGGTCCTTTAGCTGAAGCAGCATTCTTAAACCAAGCTTCTAATGTATCTTTAGCTTATAACTTTAGCCAATTAGATGCAGGCGTTGATGTTCATAATTTTGGTGCTAAAGCAGAAGCTTATGTTCCAACTCCATACGTTCCAGCTTATGCTAGCGTTTCTTATAGCCACACTATCCTTGATGGTAAAGTTGGTAACTCAGATGACAAAGGCGACCGTTATTCTCTAGAAGTGGGTGCTCTTCCAACTCAAAACTTCTTGGTTGCTGTAGGTTATACAAGCGTTGCTGACCAAACTGCTTTAGATGCATTCAATGTAATGGGTAACGGTGCTGCTAAAGCGGTTGCTGAAGCTGCAACTATCGGTGAAGACCAAGACGCGATCACTGCACGTGCTAAATACGTTGGCGGTATCGATGGTACTAACATGTCTTTAGCGTTTGAATCAGGTATTGTTTATGGTGATGCTACTGCTTACCAACTTAAAACTGATTTGTATTTGAACCCACAATTAAGCGTTGGTGCTTCTTATGCAGAATCTAGCTTTGACGCTACTCCTGATTCAGCTTGGGGCGCAAACGTAAATTACTTTATCACTCCTGCTATTGCAGTAGGTGCAAGCTACGTAAATGCAAACTCAAAAGCTGCGAACGACACTCAAACTGTTGGCGTAAATGCTAAATTCCGTTTCTAA
- a CDS encoding BCCT family transporter, giving the protein MPSKKSSWFDNVNPNVFFSTVGIIVIFLAFVILTPNAFDLMTKQMNQWITDSFSWFYVLAVAIFLLVLVFIALSDMGKIKLGPDHSQPEYSSGSWFAMLFTAGMGIGLMFFGVAEPVMHYVSPPTGDAQTVQAAQQAMRITFFHWGLHAWAIYALVGLTLAYFAFRYNLPLKVRSGLYPIIGKKIYGPMGDAVDTFATLGTVFGVATTLGFGVTQINSGLSYLFGWENQISTQIMLIIFVSALASLSVGLGLDKGIKRLSELNLVLALSLLVFVFLASSSIYILQTTIQNAGQYMSNLFSMTFNLYAYQPNGWIGGWTIMYWAWWISWSPFVGMFIARVSRGRTIREFIVGVLLIPTGFTLIWMGFMGNAALFSILEQGHTSLITAVQNDSSVALFEFLSHLPFAGISSFIATILVVLFFVTSADSGALVTDYLTAKSENSPIWQRLFWTALMAVLSIILLLVGGLGALQSATMMSALPFTFIMLLLCWGLLKALRLDVTKMNALQAARITPRAVQNPRSWQQRLGLIMHYPHTRDEVNNYIQHQVRQAFESIQREFKRRHLEVNIREVDDGLALSVDHQSELNFVYKVQTHQTEAASFMLDEQHDEIDEFYQAEVFLREGGQGYDVMDWTQEDLLQDIIDQYERHLHFLNVIRN; this is encoded by the coding sequence ATGCCTTCCAAAAAGTCATCTTGGTTTGATAATGTCAATCCAAATGTGTTTTTCAGTACGGTTGGAATTATCGTTATTTTTTTAGCATTCGTGATTTTGACACCGAATGCTTTTGATCTCATGACCAAACAAATGAATCAGTGGATTACCGATTCATTTAGTTGGTTCTATGTACTTGCGGTTGCAATTTTTCTTTTGGTTCTTGTGTTTATTGCATTATCAGACATGGGGAAAATAAAACTTGGCCCTGATCATAGCCAACCCGAATATAGCAGTGGCTCTTGGTTCGCCATGCTATTTACCGCAGGGATGGGGATTGGATTGATGTTTTTTGGTGTGGCTGAACCCGTCATGCATTATGTCAGTCCACCTACAGGTGATGCACAAACGGTACAAGCCGCACAGCAAGCGATGCGAATCACCTTTTTCCATTGGGGATTACATGCTTGGGCAATCTATGCCTTAGTTGGTTTAACATTGGCTTATTTTGCATTCCGCTATAATTTGCCTTTAAAAGTTCGTTCAGGTTTATATCCGATTATTGGTAAAAAAATCTATGGACCAATGGGTGATGCGGTCGATACCTTTGCAACACTTGGAACGGTTTTTGGTGTTGCAACGACATTGGGTTTTGGCGTCACACAGATTAACTCAGGTTTGAGTTATTTATTTGGTTGGGAAAACCAGATCAGCACGCAAATCATGCTGATTATTTTTGTCAGTGCTTTGGCATCTTTGTCTGTGGGTTTGGGCTTAGATAAAGGAATTAAGCGTTTATCTGAACTGAATTTAGTGCTTGCATTGTCTTTATTGGTCTTTGTATTTTTAGCCAGTTCAAGTATTTATATTTTACAAACCACAATTCAAAATGCTGGACAGTATATGTCCAATTTATTCTCCATGACCTTTAATCTTTATGCGTATCAACCGAATGGTTGGATTGGTGGTTGGACGATTATGTATTGGGCATGGTGGATTTCTTGGTCACCATTTGTAGGAATGTTTATTGCACGGGTGTCCCGTGGGCGTACTATTCGTGAGTTCATTGTGGGTGTGTTGTTGATTCCAACAGGATTTACCTTGATTTGGATGGGTTTCATGGGCAATGCCGCACTGTTCAGCATTTTAGAACAAGGACACACCAGTTTAATCACAGCAGTTCAAAATGATTCATCTGTAGCGCTGTTTGAGTTTTTAAGTCATTTACCTTTTGCTGGTATTTCAAGCTTTATTGCCACGATTTTGGTGGTGCTATTCTTTGTGACTTCTGCTGACTCTGGTGCGTTAGTGACGGATTATCTCACAGCGAAATCAGAAAACTCGCCAATTTGGCAGCGCCTCTTTTGGACGGCATTAATGGCAGTTTTGTCGATCATTCTTTTGCTTGTTGGCGGATTAGGGGCATTGCAATCGGCAACCATGATGAGTGCTTTACCTTTTACATTTATTATGTTGTTGCTGTGTTGGGGATTACTCAAAGCATTACGTTTAGATGTCACGAAAATGAATGCTTTGCAAGCTGCTCGAATTACCCCGCGTGCAGTACAAAATCCTCGCAGTTGGCAACAGCGTTTAGGCTTGATCATGCACTATCCGCATACACGCGATGAAGTGAATAATTATATTCAACATCAAGTACGACAGGCTTTTGAAAGCATTCAACGTGAATTTAAGCGCCGTCATTTAGAGGTGAATATCCGTGAGGTCGATGATGGTTTAGCTTTGAGTGTCGATCACCAAAGTGAACTCAACTTTGTCTATAAAGTACAAACCCATCAAACTGAAGCAGCAAGTTTTATGTTAGATGAACAACATGATGAAATTGATGAGTTTTATCAGGCTGAAGTGTTTTTACGTGAAGGCGGGCAGGGTTATGATGTGATGGATTGGACGCAAGAAGATCTATTACAAGACATCATTGATCAATATGAACGTCATTTACATTTTTTAAATGTGATTCGTAATTAA